Proteins co-encoded in one Kutzneria chonburiensis genomic window:
- a CDS encoding serine hydrolase domain-containing protein, translated as MATVLSTSTAAAAGQGTGRKLDEALERAASKFGDIGAQAVVIRNGRVMWSGNRGKATIDPATPVTDRTLFSYASLGKMLFATFVLHQAENGVLDLDKPISTYIGDEVAGSRVVTTRMLLTHTAGYPDLYGDPATAPLFPPGDRYDPNRPYTFEMLNAGIRQPVDPGRRFEYSNTGYIILGHVLAKISGGDRALECAYRDFVRRAGTAWVPVTDDVLTIKRTQGAFSRFAHGYDRLDDGNLADTFTRYGAKGIPTDLYGLPFTDGALAGTATGPGLVLDALFVRGTMLRPDTVRMMVTPSPQSRQNPDPESGTYGMGTFQTKAAGHTWQGHAGSYGGFMSMAATDVDRGITIAVVVNETSSANPATVIWQALAEAATPGAGAAATGGGGRE; from the coding sequence ATGGCCACCGTGCTGTCCACGTCCACGGCCGCCGCGGCGGGTCAGGGCACTGGGAGAAAGCTGGACGAGGCGCTGGAACGGGCCGCGTCGAAGTTCGGTGACATCGGTGCGCAGGCTGTGGTGATCCGCAACGGCCGAGTGATGTGGTCGGGCAACCGTGGCAAGGCGACCATCGACCCGGCGACGCCGGTCACGGACCGCACACTGTTCTCGTACGCCAGCCTCGGCAAGATGTTGTTCGCGACATTCGTGTTGCACCAGGCCGAGAACGGGGTGCTCGACCTCGACAAGCCGATCTCCACCTACATCGGCGACGAGGTGGCGGGTTCACGGGTCGTCACAACCCGGATGTTGCTGACGCACACCGCGGGTTACCCGGACCTGTACGGGGATCCGGCCACGGCGCCGCTGTTCCCGCCCGGCGACCGGTACGACCCCAACCGGCCGTACACGTTCGAGATGCTGAACGCCGGCATCCGCCAACCGGTCGATCCCGGCAGGCGCTTTGAGTACTCCAACACCGGCTACATCATCCTGGGGCACGTCCTGGCCAAGATCTCCGGCGGTGACCGGGCATTGGAGTGTGCCTACCGGGATTTCGTCCGGCGGGCAGGCACTGCGTGGGTGCCGGTGACCGACGACGTCCTCACCATCAAGCGCACACAGGGCGCCTTCAGTCGCTTCGCGCACGGCTATGACCGCCTCGACGACGGGAACCTGGCGGACACCTTCACCCGGTACGGCGCGAAGGGCATCCCGACCGACCTGTACGGCCTGCCGTTCACCGACGGCGCGCTGGCCGGAACCGCGACCGGCCCGGGTCTGGTACTCGACGCGTTGTTCGTCCGCGGCACCATGCTCCGGCCGGACACCGTGCGAATGATGGTCACGCCATCACCGCAGTCACGCCAGAACCCGGATCCGGAGTCCGGCACGTACGGGATGGGCACCTTCCAGACCAAGGCTGCGGGACACACCTGGCAAGGCCACGCCGGCAGCTACGGCGGATTCATGTCGATGGCCGCGACCGACGTCGACCGCGGCATCACGATCGCCGTCGTCGTCAACGAGACGTCGTCGGCAAATCCGGCGACCGTGATCTGGCAGGCGTTGGCCGAGGCCGCTACCCCCGGCGCGGGAGCGGCTGCAACGGGCGGTGGCGGACGTGAGTGA
- a CDS encoding ANTAR domain-containing response regulator has protein sequence MTQPAAEAQTQAAAPQRRVLVAEDEALIRLDLVEMLREEGYQVVGEAGDGEEAVKLAGDLRPDLVILDVKMPKMDGIEAASVIAKERIAPVVILTAFSQRDLVERARDAGAMAYLVKPFAKRDLVPAVELAMSRFSELQALENEVASLTDRLETRKVIERAKGLLMSAQGLTEPEAFRWIQRTAMDRRTTMKAVAEAVVDSIK, from the coding sequence GTGACCCAGCCGGCTGCCGAGGCCCAGACGCAGGCTGCTGCCCCGCAGCGTCGGGTGCTCGTCGCGGAGGACGAGGCGCTGATCCGGCTCGACCTGGTGGAGATGCTCCGCGAGGAGGGCTACCAGGTGGTCGGCGAGGCGGGTGACGGCGAAGAGGCCGTGAAGCTCGCCGGGGATCTGCGACCTGACCTGGTGATTCTTGACGTGAAGATGCCGAAGATGGACGGCATCGAAGCCGCCTCGGTGATCGCCAAGGAGCGGATCGCCCCGGTGGTGATCCTGACGGCGTTCAGCCAGCGGGACCTGGTGGAGCGGGCCCGCGACGCGGGGGCGATGGCGTACCTGGTGAAGCCGTTCGCGAAGCGGGACCTGGTGCCGGCGGTCGAACTGGCGATGAGCCGGTTCTCCGAACTCCAGGCGCTGGAGAACGAGGTGGCCAGCCTCACGGACCGGCTGGAGACCCGCAAGGTGATCGAGCGGGCCAAGGGGCTGCTGATGAGCGCTCAGGGCCTGACCGAGCCGGAGGCGTTCCGCTGGATCCAGCGCACGGCGATGGACCGCCGCACGACGATGAAGGCGGTCGCGGAGGCCGTGGTCGACAGCATCAAGTGA
- a CDS encoding branched-chain amino acid ABC transporter substrate-binding protein, with amino-acid sequence MRNRTVKAAVVVMAGALALAACGTNKTESGGGGSASCDTSKGTLTIGVIAPLTGNLSALGLGIQHSAELAVAEANDKCTVKGYKLTVDPEDDQATPQVGAQAATKLSSDSNVVGVVGTLNSSVAQTVQPILSGKKVPQISPANTNPSLTKGTDLSNPKRQFPSYFRVCTTDNYQGPDAADYLVKKAGKKKIAIIQDGKTYGAGLAAAFSERATTDGATIVDKEQVGEKDTDFSGVLTKVKAAAPDAIYYGGEYPVAGPLSKQAQGLGLNVPVMGGDGIFDPKFIDLGGKEGDLATSVGAPTESLDTAKDFVKAYAAKGYKDPYAAYGAFSYDAANAIIASLATTLGDSGTWADGQRDKLISNIGSYKGNGATGAVAFDQYGDSTNKVLTVYQVTGKEWKAVQTGPFEG; translated from the coding sequence GTGCGTAACCGGACGGTGAAGGCCGCGGTGGTGGTCATGGCCGGCGCTTTGGCGCTGGCAGCCTGCGGCACGAACAAGACCGAGAGCGGCGGAGGCGGCTCCGCCAGCTGCGACACGAGCAAGGGCACGCTCACGATCGGCGTGATCGCCCCGCTGACCGGCAACCTGTCGGCGTTGGGCCTGGGCATCCAGCACTCCGCCGAGCTCGCCGTGGCCGAGGCCAACGACAAGTGCACGGTCAAGGGCTACAAGCTGACCGTGGACCCGGAGGACGACCAGGCGACGCCGCAGGTCGGCGCGCAGGCCGCCACCAAGCTGTCCTCGGACTCCAACGTGGTCGGCGTGGTCGGCACGCTGAACTCCTCGGTGGCCCAGACGGTGCAGCCGATCCTGTCGGGCAAGAAGGTCCCGCAGATCTCGCCGGCCAACACCAACCCGTCCCTGACCAAGGGCACGGACCTGAGCAACCCGAAGCGCCAGTTCCCGAGCTACTTCCGGGTCTGCACCACGGACAACTACCAGGGCCCTGACGCGGCCGACTACCTGGTGAAGAAGGCCGGCAAGAAGAAGATCGCCATCATCCAGGACGGCAAGACCTACGGTGCCGGCCTGGCCGCCGCGTTCTCCGAGCGGGCGACCACCGACGGCGCCACCATCGTCGACAAGGAGCAGGTCGGCGAGAAGGACACCGACTTCTCCGGCGTGCTGACCAAGGTCAAGGCGGCCGCCCCCGACGCCATCTACTACGGCGGCGAGTACCCGGTGGCCGGCCCGCTGTCCAAGCAGGCGCAGGGCCTCGGCCTCAACGTCCCGGTGATGGGCGGCGACGGCATCTTCGACCCGAAGTTCATCGACCTCGGCGGCAAGGAGGGTGACCTGGCCACCTCGGTCGGCGCCCCGACCGAGTCGCTCGACACCGCCAAGGACTTCGTGAAGGCCTACGCGGCCAAGGGTTACAAGGACCCGTACGCGGCGTACGGCGCCTTCTCCTACGACGCGGCCAACGCGATCATCGCCAGCCTGGCCACGACCCTGGGCGACAGCGGCACCTGGGCCGACGGCCAGCGCGACAAGCTGATCAGCAACATCGGCTCGTACAAGGGCAACGGCGCGACCGGCGCGGTGGCGTTCGACCAGTACGGCGACAGCACCAACAAGGTCCTGACGGTGTACCAGGTCACCGGCAAGGAGTGGAAGGCAGTCCAGACGGGTCCGTTCGAGGGCTGA
- a CDS encoding branched-chain amino acid ABC transporter permease — protein MEVAVGTLLQQIANGLIFGGLIAMVALGYTMVYGIIQLINFAHGEVFMTGAFGGLFTYTYILPAAAQQIWYVALPAMLVGGMITSLVIALLMERFAYRPLRNAPRLAPLITALGVSVLLQEVVRIWYPGATSAIPFPSLLDSVPLHLGPITLKPSGLLMLVVSLVLTVVLQTYVSRSRMGRAMRATAQDPDTARLMGINPDRVIVLTFAIGAVLAGVGGVLYGSYINAVDNLIGFQNGLFAFAAAVLGGIGSIRGAVIGAFIIGLIKNLADIYLPGGTAYDYVWIFILLIAVLVFRPQGLFGEAERVRA, from the coding sequence ATGGAGGTAGCAGTGGGAACCCTGTTGCAACAGATAGCCAACGGGCTCATCTTCGGCGGTTTGATCGCCATGGTGGCCCTGGGCTACACGATGGTCTACGGGATCATCCAGCTCATCAACTTCGCGCACGGCGAGGTCTTCATGACCGGCGCCTTCGGCGGCCTGTTCACCTACACCTACATCCTGCCCGCCGCGGCCCAGCAGATCTGGTACGTGGCCCTGCCGGCGATGTTGGTCGGCGGCATGATCACCTCGCTGGTGATCGCCCTGCTGATGGAGCGCTTCGCCTATCGGCCGCTGCGCAACGCGCCCCGGCTGGCGCCGCTGATCACGGCACTCGGCGTGTCGGTGCTGCTCCAGGAAGTGGTCCGGATCTGGTACCCGGGCGCGACCTCGGCGATCCCGTTCCCGAGCCTGCTCGACTCGGTGCCGCTGCACCTCGGTCCGATCACCCTCAAGCCGAGCGGCCTGCTGATGCTGGTCGTGTCGCTGGTGCTGACGGTTGTCCTGCAGACTTACGTCAGCCGGTCCCGGATGGGCCGCGCGATGCGGGCCACCGCGCAGGACCCGGACACCGCCCGGCTGATGGGCATCAACCCGGACCGCGTGATCGTGCTGACCTTCGCCATCGGCGCGGTGCTGGCCGGTGTCGGCGGCGTGCTGTACGGCAGCTACATCAACGCCGTGGACAACCTCATCGGCTTCCAGAACGGCTTGTTCGCCTTCGCCGCGGCCGTGCTCGGCGGCATCGGCAGCATCCGCGGCGCGGTCATCGGCGCGTTCATCATCGGCCTGATCAAGAACCTGGCCGACATCTACCTGCCCGGCGGCACCGCGTACGACTACGTGTGGATCTTCATCCTGCTCATCGCGGTGCTGGTGTTCCGGCCGCAGGGTCTGTTCGGCGAGGCGGAAAGGGTGCGGGCATGA
- a CDS encoding branched-chain amino acid ABC transporter permease has protein sequence MKTLARPLIIVGAIVIIIGALLPWATFVLNDGAYPDKASLEFFDAPFGLSSFRLYLEILGLAALVFAFVPLHDRVRVLKSVGWGAAGIAVINTLFIIGDGGGLGAVTAADGHSAFGGLAAVVGAALVLVGVYQLPKQRLAVIKPRLPFWAEWLVLVVAFVAMLFLITETLTAGGHSGVSDPYIGPLFLSYLCAAGALLGVLYAFGVTKWISDLSERHRIFSIVVLVLCAVAVPLTSVGNDYWMTITANIGVYAATAIGLNIVVGLAGLLDLGYVAFMGIGAFVAANLSGAVAAEFGIRLPFLLAAIIAGIVAGLFGAVVGSPTLRVRGDYLAIVTLAFGEIFVRVSQNNIGGLTGGSNAIPNIPDLTLFGAAFNDPLTIGGIQLPGGVLYYFLIVLLVALVMFVFGNLKNSRIGRAWIAIREDEDVARAMGVKTGKLKILAFMTGATTAGLAGAVFAHKLATASYDSFQFNWSVTLLAAVILGGMGTIPGAVLGAALLTVLPEELRQFQNYRLLVFGLALVVIMRFRPQGLIADRHRRAELADEDVTGESLDDTAIKGSVAVAGVKEAGA, from the coding sequence ATGAAAACGCTGGCTCGACCGCTCATCATCGTCGGCGCGATCGTCATCATCATCGGCGCGCTGCTGCCGTGGGCCACCTTCGTGCTCAACGACGGCGCCTACCCGGACAAGGCGTCGCTGGAGTTCTTCGACGCCCCGTTCGGACTCAGCTCGTTCCGGCTGTACCTGGAGATCCTCGGCCTTGCCGCGCTGGTCTTCGCCTTCGTGCCGCTGCACGACCGGGTCCGCGTGCTCAAGTCCGTCGGCTGGGGCGCGGCCGGCATCGCCGTGATCAACACGCTGTTCATCATCGGCGACGGCGGCGGCCTCGGCGCCGTCACGGCGGCCGACGGCCACTCGGCGTTCGGCGGCCTGGCCGCGGTCGTCGGCGCGGCACTGGTGCTGGTCGGCGTCTACCAGCTGCCGAAGCAGCGGCTGGCGGTGATCAAGCCGAGGCTGCCGTTCTGGGCCGAGTGGCTGGTCCTGGTGGTGGCGTTCGTGGCGATGCTGTTCCTGATCACCGAGACGCTCACCGCAGGCGGCCACAGCGGCGTGTCCGACCCGTACATCGGCCCGCTGTTCCTGTCCTACCTCTGCGCGGCCGGCGCGCTGCTCGGCGTGCTGTACGCCTTCGGCGTCACCAAGTGGATCTCGGACCTGTCCGAGCGCCACCGCATCTTCAGCATCGTCGTGCTGGTGCTGTGCGCGGTGGCCGTGCCGCTCACCTCGGTCGGCAACGACTACTGGATGACCATCACCGCCAACATCGGTGTGTACGCGGCGACGGCCATCGGCCTGAACATCGTGGTCGGCCTGGCCGGCCTGCTCGACCTCGGCTACGTCGCGTTCATGGGCATCGGCGCGTTCGTCGCGGCCAACCTGTCCGGCGCGGTCGCCGCCGAGTTCGGCATCCGGCTGCCGTTCCTGCTCGCCGCGATCATCGCCGGCATCGTGGCCGGCCTGTTCGGCGCGGTCGTCGGCTCGCCGACGCTGCGGGTCCGCGGCGACTACCTGGCCATCGTCACGCTGGCCTTCGGTGAGATCTTCGTCCGGGTCTCGCAGAACAACATCGGCGGCCTGACCGGCGGCTCCAACGCCATCCCGAACATCCCGGACCTGACCCTGTTCGGGGCCGCGTTCAACGACCCGCTCACCATCGGCGGCATCCAGCTGCCCGGCGGTGTCCTGTACTACTTCCTGATCGTGCTGCTGGTCGCGCTGGTGATGTTCGTCTTCGGCAACCTGAAGAACAGCCGCATCGGCCGGGCCTGGATCGCCATCCGCGAGGACGAGGACGTGGCCCGCGCGATGGGCGTGAAGACCGGGAAGCTCAAGATCCTGGCCTTCATGACCGGCGCCACGACTGCCGGCCTGGCCGGCGCGGTGTTCGCGCACAAGCTGGCCACCGCCTCGTACGACAGCTTCCAGTTCAACTGGTCGGTCACGCTGCTGGCCGCGGTCATCCTCGGCGGCATGGGCACGATCCCCGGCGCGGTGCTCGGAGCCGCGCTGCTGACCGTGCTGCCGGAGGAGCTGCGCCAGTTCCAGAACTACCGGCTGCTGGTCTTCGGCCTGGCGCTGGTCGTGATCATGCGGTTCCGGCCGCAGGGCCTGATCGCCGACCGGCACCGTCGGGCCGAGCTGGCCGACGAGGACGTGACCGGCGAGTCACTGGACGACACGGCGATCAAGGGTTCGGTCGCGGTCGCGGGAGTCAAGGAGGCCGGCGCATGA
- a CDS encoding ABC transporter ATP-binding protein yields MSTPVLQARDVSMIFGGLAALRNVSLSLDEGKIHGLIGPNGAGKTTFFNCLTGLYTPTTGQVLLKGAVLPGDPAAVTDAGVARTFQNIRLFPSMTVLENVLLGRHVRMKQGPLSSLFHGPAFRRGEAAARDRARELLAFVGLSRVEDELSRNLPYGDQRRLEIARALATDPAVLLLDEPTAGMNPQETEAARQLIFRIRDTGVSVVVIEHDTKFIFTLCDRVSVLVQGELLIEGTPDEVRGDPRVVEAYLGKPPEEVEAELQAVQEGDTP; encoded by the coding sequence ATGAGCACCCCGGTGTTGCAGGCACGGGACGTGTCCATGATCTTCGGCGGCCTGGCCGCGCTGCGGAACGTGTCCCTCAGCCTGGACGAGGGCAAGATCCACGGCTTGATCGGGCCGAACGGCGCCGGCAAGACGACCTTCTTCAACTGCCTGACCGGCCTGTACACGCCGACCACCGGGCAGGTGCTGCTCAAGGGCGCCGTGCTGCCCGGCGACCCGGCGGCGGTCACCGACGCCGGCGTGGCCCGGACGTTCCAGAACATCCGGCTGTTCCCCAGCATGACCGTGCTGGAGAACGTGTTGCTGGGCCGGCACGTGCGGATGAAGCAGGGTCCGCTGTCGTCGCTGTTCCACGGGCCGGCGTTCCGCCGCGGCGAGGCCGCCGCGCGGGACCGGGCCCGTGAGCTGCTGGCCTTCGTCGGACTGAGCCGGGTCGAGGACGAGCTGTCCCGCAACCTGCCCTACGGCGACCAGCGGCGGCTGGAGATCGCCCGCGCGCTGGCCACCGATCCGGCGGTGCTGCTGCTGGACGAGCCGACCGCCGGCATGAACCCGCAGGAGACCGAGGCGGCCCGCCAGCTGATCTTCCGGATCCGCGACACGGGCGTGTCGGTCGTGGTCATCGAGCACGACACGAAGTTCATCTTCACGTTGTGCGACCGGGTTTCCGTGCTGGTGCAGGGCGAGCTGCTGATCGAGGGCACGCCGGACGAGGTGCGCGGCGACCCCCGCGTCGTCGAGGCGTACCTGGGCAAGCCGCCCGAGGAAGTCGAGGCCGAGCTGCAGGCCGTGCAGGAGGGAGACACGCCGTGA
- a CDS encoding ABC transporter ATP-binding protein, with the protein MLEVRGLSVAYGAIEAIRDINFSVQAGQIVSLIGANGAGKTTTLRTISGLLRPKRGEITFEGRPIHTQPAHAILGMGVAHCPEGRRLFPRMTVEENLLLGAYTRSDDGVSEDMERVYELFPVLGERRGNKAGLFSGGEQQMLAIGRAMMSRPRLLMLDEPSMGLSPIMTQRIFDTIRNLRDLGTTVLLVEQNALAALAQSDYAYVVDLGHTTLEGTGHELLADQRVRDAYLGES; encoded by the coding sequence CTGCTGGAGGTCCGTGGCCTCTCGGTGGCGTACGGAGCGATCGAGGCCATCCGGGACATCAACTTCTCGGTGCAGGCCGGGCAGATCGTCAGCCTCATCGGTGCCAACGGCGCCGGCAAGACCACCACGCTGCGCACGATTTCCGGGCTGCTGCGGCCCAAGCGCGGCGAGATCACGTTCGAGGGCCGGCCGATCCACACCCAGCCGGCGCACGCCATCCTGGGCATGGGCGTGGCCCACTGCCCGGAGGGACGGCGGCTCTTCCCGCGGATGACCGTGGAGGAGAACCTGCTGCTGGGCGCGTACACCCGGTCCGACGACGGGGTGTCCGAGGACATGGAGCGGGTGTACGAGCTGTTCCCGGTGCTCGGTGAGCGCCGGGGCAACAAGGCCGGCCTGTTCTCCGGCGGCGAGCAGCAGATGCTGGCCATCGGCCGGGCGATGATGTCCCGGCCGCGGCTGCTGATGCTGGACGAGCCGTCGATGGGCCTGTCGCCGATCATGACCCAGCGCATCTTCGACACCATCCGCAACCTGCGCGACCTGGGCACCACGGTGCTGCTGGTCGAGCAGAACGCGCTGGCCGCGCTGGCCCAGTCCGACTACGCCTACGTGGTCGACCTCGGCCACACCACGCTGGAGGGCACCGGCCACGAACTCCTGGCCGACCAGCGAGTCCGCGACGCCTACCTCGGCGAAAGCTGA
- a CDS encoding hotdog fold thioesterase — protein MTETARARSEELAALPEQLPAKMGIEITEWDRDRLVGTMPVAGNRQPYGLLHGGANAVLAETLGSIAAAMHAADHGLIAMGVELSCTHHRGAVAGLVTGVATPLHVGKTMSSFEIVITDEAGKRICTARLTCAIRAKTGAKPPRVPPSVTPN, from the coding sequence GTGACCGAGACCGCGCGGGCCCGCTCGGAGGAGCTCGCGGCGCTGCCCGAGCAGCTGCCGGCCAAGATGGGTATCGAGATCACCGAATGGGACCGTGACCGGCTGGTCGGCACCATGCCGGTGGCCGGCAACCGCCAGCCGTACGGGCTGCTGCACGGCGGCGCCAATGCCGTGCTGGCCGAGACCCTTGGTTCCATCGCCGCCGCCATGCACGCCGCCGACCACGGGCTGATCGCCATGGGCGTCGAGCTGTCGTGCACGCACCACCGGGGCGCGGTGGCCGGCCTGGTCACCGGCGTCGCCACTCCGCTGCACGTCGGCAAGACCATGTCCTCGTTCGAGATCGTGATCACCGACGAGGCCGGCAAGCGGATCTGCACCGCCCGCCTCACCTGCGCCATCCGCGCCAAAACCGGCGCGAAACCCCCGCGAGTCCCGCCCAGCGTCACACCGAATTGA
- the polA gene encoding DNA polymerase I has product MNQAAAHTDNRLLLLDGHSLAYRAFFALPAENFKTTTGQTTNAVYGFTSMLINLLRDEKPTHLAVAFDVSRKTFRTEHYSEYKANRSATPDEFRGQVSLVQDVLGALGIPVLEKDNFEADDIIATLTTQASADGFEVLICTGDRDALQLVTDKVTVLYPRKGVSDLTRFTPDAVQEKYNLTPQQYPDFAALRGDPSDNLPGIPGVGEKTAAKWIREFGSLGDLVDRVDEVKGKTGDALRANLSNVLLNRQLTELVKDVEIPLAPADLAVRPWDRDRVHRLFDDLEFRVLRDRLFATLSSAEPEADEGFEVTGGAIPSGELAAWLDKHARTGARVGLAFKGTWGSGTGDIEGIALATAAGEGGYLDATALTESDEKALAAWLADAKVAKAGHDFKGPVHALRARGWDPKGWTSDTALAAYLVRPGQRSFELDDLVLRYLKRELRAEEGIDDGQLSLLADESADLEAAARTQIVKAKAVAELADALDTALESIGSRRLLDELELPLLGVLGELEQAGICVDVEHLTELEAHFAGRVKQAAQDAYSVIGKEINLGSPKQLQVVLFEDLNMPKTKRTKTGYTTDAEALQTLYETTEHPFLAHLLEHRDASRLKTTVDGLLKSVADDGRIHTTFNQMIAATGRLSSTDPNLQNIPVRTEEGRRIRQSFVVGSGYAELMTADYSQIEMRIMATLSKDEGLIEAFNTGEDLHTYVAAQAFSLPIEEVTGELRRRVKAMTYGLAYGLSAFGLASQLRISTEEARAQMEAYFARFGGVRDYLQAIVVKARADGYTETILGRRRYLPDLNSDNRQRREMAERMALNAPIQGSAADIIKVAMLGVHKALQEAGLRSRVLLQVHDELVLELAEGEHEQVEALVRDNMGNAYQLAVPLEVSVGYGRSWDEAAH; this is encoded by the coding sequence GTGAACCAGGCCGCAGCCCACACCGACAACCGTCTCCTGCTGCTCGACGGCCACTCGCTGGCCTACCGGGCGTTCTTCGCGCTGCCCGCGGAGAACTTCAAGACGACCACCGGGCAGACCACCAACGCGGTCTACGGCTTCACCTCGATGCTGATCAATCTGCTGCGCGACGAGAAGCCGACGCACCTGGCGGTGGCCTTCGACGTCTCGCGCAAGACCTTCCGCACGGAGCACTACTCCGAGTACAAGGCCAACCGGTCGGCCACCCCGGACGAGTTCCGCGGCCAGGTCAGCCTGGTCCAGGACGTGCTCGGCGCGCTGGGCATCCCGGTGCTGGAGAAGGACAACTTCGAGGCCGACGACATCATCGCCACGCTGACCACGCAGGCCTCGGCCGACGGTTTCGAGGTGCTCATCTGCACCGGCGACCGCGACGCCCTCCAGCTGGTCACCGACAAGGTGACGGTGCTCTACCCGCGCAAGGGCGTCTCCGACCTGACCCGGTTCACGCCCGACGCCGTGCAGGAGAAGTACAACCTGACGCCGCAGCAGTATCCGGACTTCGCGGCGCTGCGCGGCGACCCGTCGGACAACCTGCCCGGCATCCCCGGCGTCGGCGAGAAGACCGCGGCCAAGTGGATCCGCGAGTTCGGCTCGCTCGGCGACCTGGTCGACCGGGTGGACGAGGTCAAGGGCAAGACCGGCGACGCGCTGCGGGCCAACCTGTCCAACGTGTTGCTCAACCGGCAGCTCACCGAGTTGGTCAAGGACGTCGAGATCCCGCTGGCGCCGGCCGACCTGGCGGTGCGGCCGTGGGACCGGGACCGCGTGCACCGGCTGTTCGACGACCTGGAGTTCCGGGTGCTGCGCGACCGGCTGTTCGCCACGTTGAGCAGCGCCGAGCCGGAGGCCGACGAGGGCTTCGAGGTGACCGGCGGCGCGATCCCGTCCGGCGAGCTGGCGGCGTGGCTGGACAAGCACGCCCGCACCGGCGCGCGCGTCGGCCTGGCGTTCAAGGGGACCTGGGGCAGCGGAACCGGCGACATCGAGGGCATCGCGCTGGCCACCGCGGCCGGCGAGGGCGGCTATCTCGACGCCACCGCGCTGACCGAGTCGGACGAGAAAGCCCTCGCGGCCTGGCTGGCCGACGCGAAGGTGGCCAAGGCCGGGCACGACTTCAAGGGCCCCGTGCATGCCCTGCGGGCCCGCGGCTGGGACCCGAAGGGCTGGACCAGCGACACTGCCCTGGCGGCGTACCTGGTGCGGCCGGGGCAGCGCTCGTTCGAGCTGGACGACCTCGTGCTGCGCTACCTCAAGCGTGAGCTGCGGGCCGAGGAAGGCATCGACGACGGGCAGCTGTCGCTGCTGGCCGACGAGTCCGCCGACCTGGAGGCCGCGGCCAGGACGCAGATCGTCAAGGCGAAGGCCGTGGCCGAGCTGGCCGACGCGCTGGACACCGCGCTGGAGTCGATCGGCAGCCGACGGCTGCTGGACGAGCTGGAGCTGCCGCTGCTGGGCGTGCTCGGGGAGCTCGAGCAGGCCGGCATCTGCGTCGACGTCGAGCACCTCACCGAGCTGGAGGCGCACTTCGCCGGCCGGGTGAAGCAGGCCGCGCAGGACGCGTACTCGGTGATCGGCAAGGAGATCAACCTCGGCTCGCCCAAGCAGTTGCAGGTCGTGCTGTTCGAGGACCTCAACATGCCGAAGACCAAGCGCACCAAGACCGGTTACACCACCGACGCCGAGGCGTTGCAGACGCTGTACGAGACCACCGAGCACCCGTTCCTGGCCCACCTGCTGGAGCACCGGGACGCGTCCCGGCTCAAGACCACTGTGGACGGTCTGCTCAAGTCGGTGGCCGACGACGGCCGCATCCACACCACGTTCAACCAGATGATCGCGGCCACCGGGCGGCTGTCCTCGACCGACCCCAACCTCCAGAACATCCCGGTGCGCACCGAGGAGGGCCGCCGGATCCGGCAGTCGTTCGTGGTCGGCTCGGGCTACGCCGAGCTGATGACCGCCGACTACAGCCAGATCGAGATGCGGATCATGGCGACCCTGTCCAAGGACGAGGGCTTGATCGAGGCCTTCAACACCGGCGAGGACCTGCACACCTACGTGGCCGCGCAGGCCTTCTCGCTGCCGATCGAGGAGGTCACCGGCGAGCTGCGGCGGCGGGTCAAGGCCATGACCTACGGCCTGGCCTACGGTCTGTCGGCGTTCGGCCTTGCCTCGCAGCTGCGGATCTCCACCGAGGAGGCCCGCGCGCAGATGGAGGCCTACTTCGCCCGGTTCGGCGGCGTGCGCGACTACCTCCAGGCCATCGTGGTCAAGGCGCGGGCCGACGGCTACACCGAGACCATCCTCGGCCGCCGGCGCTACCTGCCCGACCTCAACAGCGACAACCGCCAGCGCCGCGAGATGGCCGAGCGGATGGCCCTCAACGCCCCCATCCAGGGCAGCGCCGCCGACATCATCAAGGTGGCCATGCTCGGCGTGCACAAGGCCTTGCAGGAGGCCGGCCTGCGCAGCCGGGTGCTGCTCCAGGTGCACGACGAACTCGTGCTGGAGCTGGCCGAGGGCGAGCACGAGCAGGTCGAGGCCCTGGTCCGGGACAACATGGGCAACGCCTACCAGCTTGCCGTTCCGCTGGAGGTCTCGGTGGGCTACGGCCGTTCGTGGGACGAGGCCGCCCACTAG